In Triplophysa rosa unplaced genomic scaffold, Trosa_1v2 scaffold554, whole genome shotgun sequence, the following are encoded in one genomic region:
- the LOC130551032 gene encoding janus kinase and microtubule-interacting protein 3-like isoform X2, whose protein sequence is METEETRLKNEIQDAKDQNELLEFRILELEERERRSPAINFQNIHFTDGMSPLQIYCETEGVSDIVISELMKKLDILGDNAVSNLTNEEQVVVIHARTVLTLAEKWLEQIEVTKSGLQQKMLDIESEKELFCKQRGYLDEELDYRKQSLDQAHKCILELEAMLFDTLQREEAGGKMSELLSEQRRDSLREAVSQWKRQVLSELRERDAQILRERMELLQHAQVRIKELEEWIETQKRQIKELEEKLSFFGRSSSNKQEVMSRGAVDRDHGPQVFRLL, encoded by the exons ATGGAGACAGAGGAGACGCGgttgaaaaatgaaattcagGACGCAAAAGACCAAAACGAACTCCTGGAGTTCCGAATTCTTGAACTTGAA gaaaGAGAGAGGAGATCTCCAGCCATAAACTTccagaatattcattttaccGACGGCATGAGTCCCTTACAGATCTACTGTGAGACGGAGGGAGTCTCT GACATCGTGATCTCGGAGCTGATGAAGAAGCTTGATATTCTGGGGGATAACGCCGTAAGT AATCTGACCAATGAGGAGCAGGTGGTGGTTATTCATGCCAGAACGGTACTAACCTTAGCAGAAAAG TGGCTAGAGCAAATTGAGGTCACCAAATCAGGATTACAGCAGAAAATGTTGGACATTGAAAGCGAAAAG GAGCTCTTTTGCAAACAGAGGGGATATTTAGATGAGGAATTAGACTACAGAAAACAGTCTCTGGATCAGGCGCATAAG tgTATTCTTGAGTTGGAGGCGATGCTGTTCGACACTTTGCAGCGAGAGGAGGCGGGCGGGAAGATGTCCGAGCTGCTCAGCGAGCAGCGCCGTGATTCGCTGAGGGAAGCTGTCTCTCAATGGAAGAGGCAGGTCCTCAGCGAATTACGAGAGAGAGATGCGCAGATACTCAGAGAAAGGATGGAGCTCCTGCAACATGCTCAAGTG AGGATTAAAGAGCTGGAGGAGTGGATAGAAACACAGAAACGACAGATTAAAGAATTGGAAGAGAAG CTTTCATTCTTTGGTCGTAGCTCTTCCAACAagcaggaagtgatgtcacgtGGCGCTGTGGATCGCG ATCATGGACCGCAAGTGTTCCGTCTTCTGTAG
- the LOC130551032 gene encoding janus kinase and microtubule-interacting protein 3-like isoform X1, with product METEETRLKNEIQDAKDQNELLEFRILELEERERRSPAINFQNIHFTDGMSPLQIYCETEGVSDIVISELMKKLDILGDNAVSNLTNEEQVVVIHARTVLTLAEKWLEQIEVTKSGLQQKMLDIESEKELFCKQRGYLDEELDYRKQSLDQAHKCILELEAMLFDTLQREEAGGKMSELLSEQRRDSLREAVSQWKRQVLSELRERDAQILRERMELLQHAQVRIKELEEWIETQKRQIKELEEKLSFFGRSSSNKQEVMSRGAVDRGNACQLQVHFIK from the exons ATGGAGACAGAGGAGACGCGgttgaaaaatgaaattcagGACGCAAAAGACCAAAACGAACTCCTGGAGTTCCGAATTCTTGAACTTGAA gaaaGAGAGAGGAGATCTCCAGCCATAAACTTccagaatattcattttaccGACGGCATGAGTCCCTTACAGATCTACTGTGAGACGGAGGGAGTCTCT GACATCGTGATCTCGGAGCTGATGAAGAAGCTTGATATTCTGGGGGATAACGCCGTAAGT AATCTGACCAATGAGGAGCAGGTGGTGGTTATTCATGCCAGAACGGTACTAACCTTAGCAGAAAAG TGGCTAGAGCAAATTGAGGTCACCAAATCAGGATTACAGCAGAAAATGTTGGACATTGAAAGCGAAAAG GAGCTCTTTTGCAAACAGAGGGGATATTTAGATGAGGAATTAGACTACAGAAAACAGTCTCTGGATCAGGCGCATAAG tgTATTCTTGAGTTGGAGGCGATGCTGTTCGACACTTTGCAGCGAGAGGAGGCGGGCGGGAAGATGTCCGAGCTGCTCAGCGAGCAGCGCCGTGATTCGCTGAGGGAAGCTGTCTCTCAATGGAAGAGGCAGGTCCTCAGCGAATTACGAGAGAGAGATGCGCAGATACTCAGAGAAAGGATGGAGCTCCTGCAACATGCTCAAGTG AGGATTAAAGAGCTGGAGGAGTGGATAGAAACACAGAAACGACAGATTAAAGAATTGGAAGAGAAG CTTTCATTCTTTGGTCGTAGCTCTTCCAACAagcaggaagtgatgtcacgtGGCGCTGTGGATCGCGGTAATGCATGCCaacttcaagttcattttattaagtag
- the LOC130551032 gene encoding janus kinase and microtubule-interacting protein 3-like isoform X4 yields METEETRLKNEIQDAKDQNELLEFRILELEERERRSPAINFQNIHFTDGMSPLQIYCETEGVSDIVISELMKKLDILGDNAVSNLTNEEQVVVIHARTVLTLAEKWLEQIEVTKSGLQQKMLDIESEKELFCKQRGYLDEELDYRKQSLDQAHKCILELEAMLFDTLQREEAGGKMSELLSEQRRDSLREAVSQWKRQVLSELRERDAQILRERMELLQHAQVRIKELEEWIETQKRQIKELEEKFLFLFLFFSLAFILWS; encoded by the exons ATGGAGACAGAGGAGACGCGgttgaaaaatgaaattcagGACGCAAAAGACCAAAACGAACTCCTGGAGTTCCGAATTCTTGAACTTGAA gaaaGAGAGAGGAGATCTCCAGCCATAAACTTccagaatattcattttaccGACGGCATGAGTCCCTTACAGATCTACTGTGAGACGGAGGGAGTCTCT GACATCGTGATCTCGGAGCTGATGAAGAAGCTTGATATTCTGGGGGATAACGCCGTAAGT AATCTGACCAATGAGGAGCAGGTGGTGGTTATTCATGCCAGAACGGTACTAACCTTAGCAGAAAAG TGGCTAGAGCAAATTGAGGTCACCAAATCAGGATTACAGCAGAAAATGTTGGACATTGAAAGCGAAAAG GAGCTCTTTTGCAAACAGAGGGGATATTTAGATGAGGAATTAGACTACAGAAAACAGTCTCTGGATCAGGCGCATAAG tgTATTCTTGAGTTGGAGGCGATGCTGTTCGACACTTTGCAGCGAGAGGAGGCGGGCGGGAAGATGTCCGAGCTGCTCAGCGAGCAGCGCCGTGATTCGCTGAGGGAAGCTGTCTCTCAATGGAAGAGGCAGGTCCTCAGCGAATTACGAGAGAGAGATGCGCAGATACTCAGAGAAAGGATGGAGCTCCTGCAACATGCTCAAGTG AGGATTAAAGAGCTGGAGGAGTGGATAGAAACACAGAAACGACAGATTAAAGAATTGGAAGAGAAG tttttatttttatttttgttcttttctttaGCTTTCATTCTTTGGTCGTAG
- the LOC130551032 gene encoding janus kinase and microtubule-interacting protein 3-like isoform X3 → METEETRLKNEIQDAKDQNELLEFRILELEERERRSPAINFQNIHFTDGMSPLQIYCETEGVSDIVISELMKKLDILGDNANLTNEEQVVVIHARTVLTLAEKWLEQIEVTKSGLQQKMLDIESEKELFCKQRGYLDEELDYRKQSLDQAHKCILELEAMLFDTLQREEAGGKMSELLSEQRRDSLREAVSQWKRQVLSELRERDAQILRERMELLQHAQVRIKELEEWIETQKRQIKELEEKLSFFGRSSSNKQEVMSRGAVDRGNACQLQVHFIK, encoded by the exons ATGGAGACAGAGGAGACGCGgttgaaaaatgaaattcagGACGCAAAAGACCAAAACGAACTCCTGGAGTTCCGAATTCTTGAACTTGAA gaaaGAGAGAGGAGATCTCCAGCCATAAACTTccagaatattcattttaccGACGGCATGAGTCCCTTACAGATCTACTGTGAGACGGAGGGAGTCTCT GACATCGTGATCTCGGAGCTGATGAAGAAGCTTGATATTCTGGGGGATAACGCC AATCTGACCAATGAGGAGCAGGTGGTGGTTATTCATGCCAGAACGGTACTAACCTTAGCAGAAAAG TGGCTAGAGCAAATTGAGGTCACCAAATCAGGATTACAGCAGAAAATGTTGGACATTGAAAGCGAAAAG GAGCTCTTTTGCAAACAGAGGGGATATTTAGATGAGGAATTAGACTACAGAAAACAGTCTCTGGATCAGGCGCATAAG tgTATTCTTGAGTTGGAGGCGATGCTGTTCGACACTTTGCAGCGAGAGGAGGCGGGCGGGAAGATGTCCGAGCTGCTCAGCGAGCAGCGCCGTGATTCGCTGAGGGAAGCTGTCTCTCAATGGAAGAGGCAGGTCCTCAGCGAATTACGAGAGAGAGATGCGCAGATACTCAGAGAAAGGATGGAGCTCCTGCAACATGCTCAAGTG AGGATTAAAGAGCTGGAGGAGTGGATAGAAACACAGAAACGACAGATTAAAGAATTGGAAGAGAAG CTTTCATTCTTTGGTCGTAGCTCTTCCAACAagcaggaagtgatgtcacgtGGCGCTGTGGATCGCGGTAATGCATGCCaacttcaagttcattttattaagtag